In a single window of the Arthrobacter sp. StoSoilA2 genome:
- a CDS encoding DUF1844 domain-containing protein, with the protein MSTEDSNSRNSYSKDADTTTAAAPAADSGVSQQIRDIAEVPAVEVITTGAVHLMSAAAVKVGLADDPNAEDLKDLDEARKLITALAGLVTAAAPEIGSQHAGPLRDGLRSLQLAFREASLIPDAPGKGPGEKFTGPVN; encoded by the coding sequence ATGAGCACTGAAGACAGCAATTCGCGCAATTCCTACTCCAAGGACGCCGACACAACCACAGCTGCGGCCCCCGCGGCCGATTCCGGGGTCTCCCAGCAGATCCGTGACATCGCGGAAGTTCCGGCTGTAGAAGTCATCACCACCGGCGCGGTCCACCTGATGAGCGCCGCCGCTGTGAAGGTCGGCCTCGCCGATGACCCCAACGCAGAAGACCTCAAAGACCTTGACGAGGCCCGCAAGCTCATCACTGCATTGGCCGGCCTCGTAACGGCGGCCGCCCCCGAAATCGGTTCGCAGCATGCCGGGCCCTTGCGTGATGGACTGCGCTCCCTCCAGTTGGCATTCCGCGAAGCTTCCCTTATCCCTGACGCGCCAGGCAAAGGCCCGGGTGAGAAGTTCACCGGGCCGGTGAACTAG
- the infC gene encoding translation initiation factor IF-3, which translates to MRAPFKGAHPILEAFDCTSNWRPSLFAGETHHNHRSFNISEPRINERIRVPEVRLVGPAGEQVGIVRIEDALRLAAESDLDLVEVAPQAKPPVCKLMDFGKYKYEAAVKAREARKNQTNTVLKEIRFRLKIDKHDYETKRGHALRFLGAGDKVKAMIQFRGREQQRPEMGIRLLQKFAEDVAEVGIVESSPRIDGRNMVMVIGPLKNKAEAKAEARRAAQRAEAKAQNEAKASGRVDTTGDQAPLTQTLGDLLPAGLLASEEEPKQEAVEAPAAETPVAEEAPVVEEAEEAPVAEEAPVVEEAPVVEEAPVVEEAPVVEEAPAVKAAPAEKAPAPKAAAPAPAAPKPAVPAAAPKPAVPSAPKPVAKPAAPKPAARPAAPKAAPKPASRKTN; encoded by the coding sequence GTGCGTGCCCCCTTCAAGGGAGCACACCCGATCCTTGAGGCCTTCGATTGCACCAGCAATTGGAGGCCTTCTCTATTTGCCGGTGAAACTCACCACAACCACAGGAGCTTTAACATTAGCGAGCCAAGAATCAATGAGCGTATCCGCGTCCCCGAGGTGCGGCTGGTCGGCCCTGCCGGCGAACAGGTAGGAATCGTCCGCATCGAGGACGCCCTGCGTCTTGCTGCCGAATCCGATCTCGATCTCGTTGAAGTTGCCCCGCAGGCTAAGCCTCCTGTTTGCAAGTTGATGGACTTCGGCAAGTACAAGTACGAAGCTGCCGTGAAGGCGCGTGAGGCCCGCAAGAACCAGACCAACACGGTTCTGAAGGAAATCCGTTTCCGCCTCAAGATCGACAAGCACGACTACGAAACCAAGCGCGGACATGCACTTCGCTTCCTCGGCGCCGGTGACAAGGTCAAGGCAATGATCCAGTTCCGCGGCCGCGAACAGCAGCGTCCGGAGATGGGCATCCGCCTGCTTCAGAAGTTTGCTGAAGACGTCGCAGAGGTGGGCATTGTTGAGTCCAGCCCACGCATCGATGGCCGCAACATGGTCATGGTGATCGGTCCGCTGAAGAACAAGGCCGAAGCCAAGGCTGAAGCCCGGCGTGCAGCCCAGCGTGCAGAAGCCAAGGCCCAGAATGAGGCCAAGGCATCCGGGCGCGTGGACACGACAGGTGACCAGGCTCCGTTGACGCAGACCTTGGGCGACCTTCTTCCGGCAGGCCTGCTTGCTTCCGAAGAAGAGCCCAAGCAGGAGGCTGTCGAGGCTCCCGCAGCTGAAACCCCCGTTGCTGAAGAGGCACCGGTTGTTGAAGAAGCCGAGGAAGCGCCCGTAGCTGAAGAAGCTCCCGTAGTCGAGGAGGCTCCGGTTGTTGAGGAAGCTCCTGTAGTCGAAGAAGCACCCGTGGTTGAGGAAGCCCCGGCTGTGAAGGCTGCACCAGCGGAGAAAGCACCGGCCCCCAAGGCAGCAGCCCCTGCACCCGCAGCTCCGAAGCCAGCTGTTCCGGCAGCTGCCCCGAAGCCTGCAGTTCCCTCGGCTCCGAAGCCCGTCGCCAAGCCGGCAGCTCCCAAGCCGGCAGCTCGGCCCGCAGCCCCCAAGGCTGCGCCGAAGCCTGCATCACGCAAGACCAACTAG
- the rpmI gene encoding 50S ribosomal protein L35: protein MPKMKTHSGAKKRFKLTGTGKLKRQQANRRHYLEHKSSTLTRRLAGDKIVFKGDAKVIKKMLGV, encoded by the coding sequence ATGCCGAAGATGAAGACCCACAGCGGTGCTAAGAAGCGCTTCAAGCTGACCGGCACCGGCAAGCTGAAGCGTCAGCAGGCCAACCGCCGCCACTACCTGGAGCACAAGTCCTCCACACTGACCCGTCGCCTCGCCGGCGACAAGATCGTCTTCAAGGGCGATGCCAAGGTCATCAAGAAGATGCTCGGCGTCTAA
- the rplT gene encoding 50S ribosomal protein L20, which produces MARVKRAVNAHKKRRVILERAKGYRGQRSRLYRKAKEQLLHSFVYSYGDRRKKKGDFRRLWIQRINAASRANGLTYNRLIQGLKAAEVEVDRRMLAELAVSDANAFAALVNIAKASLPADTSAPAAKAEVAAPKAAKVAPAAATATAVKASVSEKPAIDGAIAAVEGEGAPEGHAIKGNAESKKYHVPGSTWYENTAAEYWFSTVEAAKAAGFEPAGGEARQQIKN; this is translated from the coding sequence GTGGCACGTGTGAAGCGGGCGGTAAACGCCCACAAGAAGCGCCGGGTTATCCTCGAACGCGCCAAGGGTTACCGCGGTCAGCGTTCGCGCCTGTACCGCAAGGCCAAAGAGCAGCTGCTGCACTCGTTTGTGTACAGCTACGGCGACCGCCGTAAGAAGAAGGGCGACTTCCGTCGCCTCTGGATCCAGCGCATCAACGCTGCATCCCGCGCCAACGGCCTCACCTACAACCGCCTGATCCAGGGCCTGAAGGCCGCTGAGGTTGAGGTTGACCGCCGCATGCTGGCCGAACTGGCTGTTTCGGACGCCAACGCATTCGCCGCTCTGGTGAACATTGCCAAGGCCTCCCTGCCTGCCGACACGTCTGCTCCGGCTGCCAAGGCCGAGGTTGCTGCACCGAAGGCTGCCAAGGTTGCTCCGGCTGCTGCTACCGCAACGGCTGTCAAGGCTTCTGTCTCTGAGAAGCCCGCCATCGATGGCGCTATTGCTGCCGTTGAAGGCGAAGGTGCCCCGGAAGGCCACGCCATCAAGGGCAACGCTGAGTCCAAGAAGTACCACGTACCGGGTTCCACTTGGTACGAGAACACTGCTGCTGAATACTGGTTCTCCACGGTTGAGGCTGCAAAGGCTGCCGGCTTCGAGCCGGCCGGCGGCGAAGCCCGCCAGCAGATCAAGAACTAG
- a CDS encoding RNA methyltransferase — protein MNQTGRPQDFSMTNPRADRVRDVAKLAGRPARLKRGRFLAEGPQAVREALTLHRERIAAGGSAVVHEVFASEACLERLPELADLAEGTQLRLANDDVLAAMADTVNPQGIVAVCSFVDVSLESVLDAGPRLLAVMCQVRDPGNAGTVLRAADAAGADAVILTGSSVDIYNPKAVRSTAGSLFHLPVVLGADVEDLVTRCRALGIGILAADGYGTVNLDQLQDENAARRLGNGDVASDYALEAPTAWLFGNEAQGLSDAELALADHRVAVPVYGAAESLNLGTAATVCLYASARSQQGARVGNAEIA, from the coding sequence ATGAACCAAACCGGGCGCCCGCAAGACTTTTCGATGACCAACCCCCGAGCAGATCGGGTAAGGGACGTTGCCAAGCTTGCCGGGCGCCCGGCCCGTTTAAAGCGCGGCCGTTTCCTGGCTGAGGGTCCACAGGCGGTTCGCGAGGCTTTGACCCTTCACCGGGAGCGCATTGCGGCAGGGGGTTCCGCCGTCGTGCATGAAGTCTTTGCGAGCGAGGCATGCCTGGAGCGGCTCCCGGAACTCGCAGACCTTGCAGAAGGAACACAGCTTCGGCTGGCCAATGACGACGTCCTGGCCGCCATGGCGGACACCGTCAACCCGCAGGGCATCGTTGCTGTCTGCAGTTTTGTGGATGTCAGCCTTGAATCAGTGCTCGACGCCGGTCCTCGCCTTCTTGCGGTCATGTGCCAGGTCCGGGACCCCGGCAATGCGGGCACAGTTTTGCGCGCGGCCGACGCCGCTGGTGCCGATGCTGTGATCCTGACGGGTTCCAGCGTGGATATCTATAATCCCAAGGCGGTACGGTCCACGGCGGGTTCCTTGTTCCACCTGCCGGTGGTCCTGGGGGCTGATGTTGAAGATCTCGTCACGCGTTGCCGGGCACTGGGTATAGGGATCCTGGCCGCCGACGGATATGGGACGGTAAACCTTGACCAGCTCCAGGACGAGAATGCTGCCCGGAGGCTCGGAAACGGCGATGTCGCCTCTGATTATGCCCTTGAAGCGCCCACGGCCTGGTTGTTCGGCAATGAGGCACAAGGATTGTCCGACGCCGAATTGGCGCTTGCGGATCACCGCGTAGCCGTTCCTGTCTATGGGGCGGCGGAGAGCTTGAACCTGGGTACAGCGGCCACCGTTTGCCTCTATGCAAGCGCCCGTTCGCAGCAAGGCGCCCGGGTCGGGAATGCAGAAATAGCCTGA
- a CDS encoding cation diffusion facilitator family transporter: MAASGGTKAIVAALAANLTIAVLKFVAFVLTMSSSMLAEAIHSVADSGNQILLLVGGKRAQRAASPEHPFGYGRERYIYAFIVSIVLFSVGGLFALYEAWEKFQHPHGIEGDFWWVPLAVLVGAIIAESFSFRTAIVESNHIRGKQTWAKFIRNAKQPELPVILLEDFGALLGLVFALFGVSMTLVTGDGVWDALGTAMIGLLLVAIAVILAVETKSLLLGESATKDDVARITEALQADGTRIIHLKTMHLGPEELLVAAKITMGAADTGQAIARVIDDAEQRIRAAVPIARVIYLEPDVERVQA; encoded by the coding sequence GTGGCTGCAAGTGGCGGTACCAAAGCGATCGTGGCGGCCCTCGCCGCGAACCTGACCATCGCTGTCCTGAAGTTCGTTGCGTTCGTCCTGACGATGTCATCGTCCATGCTCGCTGAGGCCATTCACTCAGTGGCTGACTCCGGCAACCAGATCCTTCTCCTGGTAGGAGGCAAGCGAGCACAGCGTGCGGCAAGCCCCGAGCACCCCTTTGGCTACGGCCGCGAACGGTACATCTACGCGTTCATCGTGTCCATCGTCCTCTTCAGCGTGGGTGGCCTCTTCGCCCTGTACGAGGCGTGGGAGAAGTTCCAGCACCCGCATGGCATCGAAGGCGACTTCTGGTGGGTGCCGTTGGCCGTCCTGGTTGGCGCCATCATTGCCGAGTCGTTCTCTTTCCGAACCGCCATCGTGGAATCGAACCATATCCGTGGCAAGCAGACGTGGGCCAAGTTCATCCGCAATGCCAAGCAGCCCGAACTGCCGGTCATCCTCCTTGAAGACTTCGGCGCCTTGCTGGGCTTGGTGTTCGCCCTGTTCGGCGTCAGCATGACCCTCGTAACCGGCGACGGCGTGTGGGACGCCTTGGGTACGGCCATGATCGGCCTGCTGCTTGTCGCCATCGCTGTCATCCTTGCTGTGGAGACCAAATCGCTCCTGCTGGGTGAATCGGCCACTAAGGACGACGTCGCACGCATCACCGAGGCACTGCAGGCGGATGGCACCCGGATCATCCATCTCAAGACCATGCACCTGGGGCCGGAAGAACTGCTGGTTGCCGCCAAGATCACCATGGGTGCAGCCGATACCGGTCAAGCAATTGCCCGCGTGATTGACGACGCCGAGCAACGGATCCGGGCGGCCGTTCCGATCGCGCGGGTCATCTACCTTGAACCCGATGTTGAGCGCGTTCAGGCTTAG
- a CDS encoding MFS transporter, which translates to MTITVSPPAASTTARRHLGLAILALATGGFAIGTTEFAMMGLLKEIEEGLGISTPEAGNLISAYALGVVIGAPIFAAFGAKLPRKRLALGLMLFLSIANLTSFIAPDYGFMLLSRFASGLPHGAFFGVAAVIAAGLVAPTKRGWAISMVMAGLTVSNVIGVPLATWVGQTFGWRLLFIIVGAIGLLTVAMVWKFVPFEAAHPEASIRRELGALKRLQVWLALLIGIIGFGGFFAVYTYIAHTMTGVAGIPESLIPAVVALYGLGMVAGNIIGGRIADKSVMGTIYWVMPGIAAALVVYAIAAHWAWSAFIMAFVVGGIGSMLTPALQTRLLDAAPGAASLASSLNHSALNIANALGAFLGGTVIAWGWGYVAPALVGAVLAILGLGVAIISGLLERKKPLATA; encoded by the coding sequence ATGACTATCACCGTGTCCCCACCCGCCGCCTCCACAACAGCAAGGCGCCACCTGGGCCTGGCTATCCTCGCGCTTGCCACGGGCGGGTTCGCCATCGGCACCACAGAATTCGCGATGATGGGACTTCTCAAGGAAATCGAGGAAGGACTGGGCATCAGCACGCCCGAGGCCGGCAACCTCATCTCCGCCTATGCCTTGGGGGTTGTCATCGGAGCCCCCATCTTCGCTGCATTCGGAGCCAAACTTCCCAGGAAGCGCTTGGCCCTGGGGTTGATGCTGTTCCTCTCCATCGCCAACCTGACCTCCTTCATTGCTCCCGACTACGGTTTCATGCTGCTCTCCCGCTTCGCGTCCGGGCTCCCCCATGGGGCGTTCTTCGGCGTGGCTGCCGTTATTGCGGCCGGCTTGGTGGCCCCCACAAAACGGGGTTGGGCCATCTCCATGGTCATGGCTGGCCTCACAGTTTCCAACGTCATCGGAGTGCCACTGGCCACCTGGGTGGGGCAGACCTTCGGCTGGCGCCTCCTCTTCATCATCGTGGGGGCCATCGGCCTCCTGACCGTGGCCATGGTCTGGAAATTCGTCCCCTTCGAAGCAGCGCACCCTGAAGCAAGTATTCGACGCGAGCTCGGTGCACTCAAGCGGCTTCAGGTATGGCTTGCTTTGCTGATCGGCATCATCGGCTTTGGTGGGTTCTTCGCCGTCTACACCTACATCGCGCACACCATGACCGGCGTGGCCGGCATACCCGAAAGCCTCATTCCGGCAGTGGTGGCGCTATACGGGCTAGGCATGGTTGCGGGCAACATCATCGGGGGCCGCATCGCGGATAAGTCCGTCATGGGCACCATCTACTGGGTCATGCCCGGCATCGCCGCAGCGTTGGTGGTTTACGCCATTGCCGCCCACTGGGCCTGGTCCGCCTTCATCATGGCCTTCGTCGTCGGCGGCATAGGCTCCATGCTCACACCAGCGTTGCAGACCCGTCTCCTGGATGCCGCTCCCGGCGCCGCCTCGCTCGCTTCGTCACTGAACCACTCCGCCCTCAACATTGCCAATGCCCTGGGAGCCTTCCTCGGCGGGACCGTGATTGCCTGGGGCTGGGGCTACGTGGCTCCGGCCCTTGTGGGCGCAGTCCTCGCCATCCTCGGGCTGGGAGTTGCCATCATCAGCGGGCTGCTGGAACGCAAGAAGCCGCTGGCTACCGCATGA
- a CDS encoding (deoxy)nucleoside triphosphate pyrophosphohydrolase, which translates to MTGLINVVGAAVVDSLDAPARLLVARRTAPPQFAGMWEFPGGKVEDGESAEAALHRELAEELGVTVQLGAELESGEVAGWPLNERAAMRVWLAELAEGTPRALEDHDELRWVSLLDDEEALGLAWIPADFPIVRALLERVTARA; encoded by the coding sequence GTGACTGGACTGATAAACGTTGTGGGCGCCGCCGTCGTCGACTCCCTGGACGCCCCGGCCCGACTCCTTGTAGCACGTCGTACTGCGCCCCCGCAGTTCGCCGGAATGTGGGAATTTCCCGGCGGCAAAGTAGAAGACGGCGAGTCGGCCGAAGCTGCCCTTCATCGGGAGCTCGCGGAGGAGTTGGGAGTTACGGTTCAGCTCGGGGCGGAGCTGGAGTCCGGTGAGGTCGCGGGGTGGCCCCTCAATGAGCGCGCGGCTATGCGTGTCTGGTTGGCTGAACTCGCTGAAGGCACACCTCGTGCCCTTGAGGATCACGACGAGCTGCGCTGGGTATCCCTGCTTGATGACGAAGAAGCTCTTGGGCTTGCGTGGATCCCGGCTGACTTCCCGATAGTCCGGGCGTTGCTGGAAAGAGTGACTGCAAGGGCCTAG
- a CDS encoding Rv2578c family radical SAM protein: MRWDAQALSPTRGPASESLDSMAPGPAPALDALLPLAGLVRSISTPEFSGVTFHEVTAKSVLNKVPSGSNMPFEWTVNPYRGCSHACVYCFARKTHTYLEFDAGRDFDSQVVVKINAAEVLRKELAKPSWERHQVALGTNTDPYQRAEGRYALMPGIIRALADSGTPFSILTKGTLLARDIPLLKHAATQVPVDLGISLAMTNEDLAGIVEPGTPSPRARLKLIARLREAGLGCGVMAMPILPWLTDSDEALESLFSELSKAGATGITAGALYLKPGTREWYMKWLAAHHPELVGRYRRLYGQGSYASKEYRTWLSGRINHFKAKHGFTGTHGFSHRNARPATAPASGTEPAVGTPLPGQEPLF; encoded by the coding sequence ATGAGATGGGACGCACAAGCACTTTCGCCAACGCGTGGACCGGCGTCCGAAAGCCTTGACAGTATGGCTCCTGGCCCTGCCCCGGCCTTGGACGCCCTGCTGCCCTTGGCCGGGCTTGTGCGCTCCATCTCAACACCCGAATTCTCCGGAGTCACCTTCCATGAGGTCACCGCAAAGTCAGTGCTCAACAAGGTGCCTTCCGGTTCCAATATGCCTTTCGAATGGACAGTGAATCCCTACAGGGGTTGCAGCCATGCCTGTGTTTATTGCTTCGCCCGGAAGACGCACACCTACCTGGAGTTCGACGCCGGGCGTGACTTCGACTCCCAAGTGGTGGTCAAGATCAACGCGGCCGAGGTCCTGCGGAAGGAACTGGCCAAACCCTCCTGGGAGCGGCACCAGGTTGCCTTGGGAACCAACACAGACCCCTACCAGCGCGCCGAAGGCCGATACGCGCTGATGCCAGGGATCATCCGGGCCCTTGCAGATTCAGGGACCCCGTTTTCCATCCTGACCAAAGGCACGTTGCTGGCCCGGGACATTCCCCTGCTCAAGCATGCGGCCACCCAGGTCCCAGTGGACCTGGGCATCTCACTGGCCATGACAAATGAGGATCTTGCTGGGATTGTTGAACCCGGCACCCCTTCCCCTAGGGCCCGCCTCAAGCTTATTGCGCGGCTCCGTGAGGCAGGTCTGGGTTGCGGAGTGATGGCCATGCCTATCCTGCCTTGGCTCACGGATTCAGACGAGGCCCTTGAATCCTTGTTCTCAGAACTCTCCAAGGCCGGCGCCACAGGCATCACTGCAGGAGCCCTCTACCTGAAGCCGGGTACGCGTGAGTGGTACATGAAGTGGCTTGCCGCCCACCATCCCGAACTTGTAGGACGGTACCGTCGCCTGTACGGGCAGGGTTCTTATGCCTCCAAGGAATACCGGACCTGGTTATCGGGGAGGATTAATCACTTCAAAGCCAAGCATGGCTTCACCGGGACGCATGGCTTCAGCCACCGCAATGCCCGGCCAGCCACCGCTCCAGCTTCGGGCACGGAGCCTGCGGTCGGGACGCCCCTGCCAGGGCAAGAACCACTTTTCTGA
- the pcp gene encoding pyroglutamyl-peptidase I gives MILLTGFEPFGDQSVNPSWTAALRARDILRSEGYKVEAVELPCVFGESASVLLAAVESLAPDVVLSAGLAGGRERLSLERVAINCDDARIPDNKGKRPIDEEVVPGGPAAYFSTLPIKASLRNLQIAGIKGEISQSAGTYVCNHVFYALMHALATRDGVRGGFVHLPYLPEQVPEGSATPSMPLDAMAAGIAVVVRTAVQAPVDGPKASKVPIPR, from the coding sequence ATGATTCTGCTGACTGGGTTCGAACCGTTTGGCGATCAAAGTGTCAATCCATCTTGGACGGCTGCGCTGCGTGCACGTGACATCCTTCGCTCCGAGGGATACAAGGTTGAAGCAGTAGAGCTTCCCTGCGTGTTCGGTGAGTCAGCGTCTGTCCTGCTGGCCGCAGTCGAATCCCTGGCGCCGGACGTCGTACTGTCCGCGGGGTTGGCTGGAGGAAGGGAGAGGCTCTCCCTGGAGCGCGTAGCCATCAATTGCGATGACGCCCGCATCCCGGATAACAAGGGCAAGCGGCCCATCGATGAGGAAGTGGTTCCCGGTGGCCCGGCAGCTTACTTCTCGACGTTGCCGATCAAAGCCTCCCTACGGAACCTGCAGATCGCCGGCATCAAGGGTGAGATCTCACAGTCGGCCGGAACCTACGTCTGCAACCACGTGTTCTATGCGCTGATGCATGCCCTCGCAACCCGGGACGGCGTCCGGGGCGGATTTGTCCATCTTCCTTACCTTCCGGAGCAGGTGCCCGAGGGGAGCGCGACGCCGTCCATGCCGCTAGATGCGATGGCTGCCGGCATCGCAGTGGTGGTGCGGACGGCAGTCCAGGCGCCGGTGGATGGACCTAAGGCTTCAAAAGTTCCCATTCCACGGTGA